In Triticum urartu cultivar G1812 chromosome 6, Tu2.1, whole genome shotgun sequence, the following proteins share a genomic window:
- the LOC125514386 gene encoding uncharacterized protein LOC125514386, with protein sequence MVTELCWKECSSESGRQQLSQTIDSYIADERVGLAEPADGLELYLCPPQGKTVEILSQHLPKEHLGGLAVAETSIIGIVVWRRPSVPRVSSHQRHDGSKRQSAPRKPQVTGSTSAHRPSAPQNSHGVPPGFPNQQHHQHQEEDVTDDDVPPGFGPGVVARRDEDDLPEFNFVNPAANVTTHAFKGQRHVAPTSARPVEQMRELVQKYGKRSSVESRPWADDDDDDIPEWNPIQQSRQPLSFTPTPQQPLPPPPPLPPMQQIHHAYQQYNPNAMQPLLPQVAMQYSLSSQQQLPLVQQQLQPSQPWQQQQPSAWWPATAQQGGSAAAGSAVPAPQYGGVIMPNGSSAQAGNLGGAPWGPR encoded by the exons ATG GTAACTGAGCTGTGCTGGAAGGAGTGTTCGTCGGAGAGTGGCCGCCAACAACTCTCGCAG ACAATTGATTCATATATTGCAGATGAGAGAGTGGGACTAGCTGAGCCTGCAGATGGACTGGAGCTGTACCTGTGTCCCCCTCAAGGGAAAACTGTGGAGATTCTCTCCCAGCACCTGCCAAAGGAGCACTTGGGTGGTCTCGCTGTGGCAGAAACATCGATAATTGGAATCGTCGTCTGGCGGAGACCCAGCGTTCCTAGGGTGTCCTCCCATCAGAGGCATGATGGTTCCAAGAGGCAGTCAGCCCCAAGGAAACCCCAGGTTACCGGTTCTACTTCGGCCCATAGGCCCTCCGCGCCCCAGAACTCTCACGGCGTGCCACCAGGTTTTCCCAACCAGCAGCATCACCAGCACCAAGAGGAGGATGTAACTGATGACGATGTGCCCCCGGGCTTTGGGCCTGGCGTTGTTGCGCGCAGGGACGAAGACGATCTTCCTGAATTTAATTTTGTTAACCCTGCTGCTAATGTAACGACGCATGCCTTCAAGGGCCAACGGCATGTAGCACCGACCTCTGCTCGCCCAGTCGAGCAAATGAGGGAATTGGTTCAGAAGTATGGTAAAAGATCATCTGTTGAATCGCGTCCTTGGgctgacgacgacgacgatgatatACCAGAGTGGAACCCCATCCAGCAAAGTAGGCAGCCGCTGTCATTTACACCCACCCCGCAGCAACCActcccaccaccaccaccactaccgCCCATGCAGCAGATCCACCATGCGTACCAGCAGTACAACCCAAATGCAATGCAGCCTCTCCTTCCCCAGGTTGCAATGCAGTACAGCCTTAGTAGCCAGCAGCAGCTCCCTTTGGTCCAGCAGCAGCTTCAGCCTTCGCaaccatggcagcagcagcagcctaGTGCCTGGTGGCCGGCGACGGCGCAGCAGGGTGGGTCGGCCGCCGCCGGCTCTGCTGTTCCAGCGCCCCAGTATGGTGGTGTGATAATGCCTAATGGTAGCAGCGCCCAAGCTGGGAACCTAGGTGGCGCCCCCTGGGGACCGAGATAG
- the LOC125514811 gene encoding sialyltransferase-like protein 4 isoform X1, giving the protein MRVLPLALAAAIFSGVTAILIYISGLSSYGGAGLSEADLAALAALQGGFSKCVDANGLGLQAFGGEDYCRVVIQYPSDTVSKWTDPKTGESEGLAFEFNLCEAVASWEQVRNSTTILTKEYIDALPNGWEEYAWRRINKGILLNKCKNRTLCMEKLSLVLPDTSPYVPQQFGSCAVVGNSGDLLKTKFGDEIDSYDVVIRENGAPVQNYTEYVGEKSTFRLLNRGSAKALDKVVELDETKKEALIVKTTIHDVMNKMIRELPITNPVYLMLGTSFGSSAKGTGLKALEFALSICDSVDMYGFTVDPGYKEWTRYFSESRKGHTPLHGRAYYQMMECLGLVKIHSPMRGDPGRVVKWLPTKDIIEAARVASEKLLKRPGAGSVDPLRTCTMIKKRKNGKAPNRSGLRDAAMNHLRYMKGATRYPLERSAGGGYLCMINDR; this is encoded by the exons ATGCGGGTGCTCCCGCtggccctcgccgccgccatcttCTCCGGCGTCACGGCCATCCTCATCTACATCTCCGGCCTCTCCTCAT ATGGCGGCGCGGGGCTTTCCGAGGCGGACCTGGCGGCGCTCGCCGCGCTGCAGGGAGGGTTCAGCAAGTGCGTG GATGCTAATGGTCTAGGACTGCAAGCATTTGGCGGAGAGGACTACTGTCGTGTTGTTATACAGTACCCGAGTGACACGGTTTCTAAGTGG ACAGATCCAAAAACTGGAGAGTCTGAAGGGTTGGCATTTGAGTTCAATCTCTGCGAAGCTGTGGCCTCATGGGAGCAG GTTCGCAACAGTACCACAATACTCACAAAAGAGTACATTGATGCATTACCAAATGGCTGGGAGGAGTATGCATGGCGCAGGATCAACAAAGGAATCCTTCT GAATAAGTGCAAGAACAGAACTCTTTGCATGGAGAAGCTTTCATTGGTTCTCCCTGACACATCACCATATGTACCTCAGCAATTTGGTAGCTGTGCCGTTGTTGGAAACTCTGGGGATCTTCTTAAAACTAAATTTGGGGATGAGATTGATTCTTATGATGTTGTCATTCGAGAAAATGGTGCACCTGTCCAG AACTACACGGAATATGTTGGTGAAAAGAGTACATTTCGCCTTCTTAATAGAGGATCTGCAAAGGCACTGGATAAAGTTGTTGAGTTAGATG AAACAAAAAAGGAGGCATTGATAGTTAAGACAACAATACATGATGTCATGAACAAGATGATTCGG GAACTTCCAATAACCAATCCAGTATACCTCATGCTAGGCACATCATTTGGTTCCTCTGCTAAAGGAACTGGGCTTAAAGCTCTTGAATTTGCTCTCTCCATCTGTGACAGTGTCGACATGTATGGCTTTACAGTAGACCCAGGCTACAAGGAATG GACGAGATACTTTTCAGAGTCCAGAAAGGGACACACTCCACTACATGGCAGAGCATATTATCAAATGATGGAATGTCTTGGT CTTGTAAAAATCCACTCACCAATGCGGGGTGATCCTGGTAGAGTAGTGAAGTGGCTGCCTACTAAGGACATCATTGAAGCTGCTAGAGTTGCGTCAGAGAAGTTGTTGAA GAGACCTGGTGCTGGAAGCGTTGACCCTCTGAGGACTTGCACCATGATAAAGAAGCGCAAGAACGGAAAGGCGCCAAACAGATCCGGCCTCCGAGATGCTGCCATGAATCACCTTCGGTACATGAAGGGTGCCACCAGGTATCCCCTGGAACGGAGCGCCGGGGGTGGTTACCTCTGCATGATCAATGATAGATAG
- the LOC125514811 gene encoding sialyltransferase-like protein 4 isoform X2: protein MRVLPLALAAAIFSGVTAILIYISGLSSYGGAGLSEADLAALAALQGGFSKCVDANGLGLQAFGGEDYCRVVIQYPSDTVSKWIQKLESLKGWHLSSISAKLWPHGSRFATVPQYSQKSTLMHYQMAGRSMHGAGSTKESFCGNKCKNRTLCMEKLSLVLPDTSPYVPQQFGSCAVVGNSGDLLKTKFGDEIDSYDVVIRENGAPVQNYTEYVGEKSTFRLLNRGSAKALDKVVELDETKKEALIVKTTIHDVMNKMIRELPITNPVYLMLGTSFGSSAKGTGLKALEFALSICDSVDMYGFTVDPGYKEWTRYFSESRKGHTPLHGRAYYQMMECLGLVKIHSPMRGDPGRVVKWLPTKDIIEAARVASEKLLKRPGAGSVDPLRTCTMIKKRKNGKAPNRSGLRDAAMNHLRYMKGATRYPLERSAGGGYLCMINDR from the exons ATGCGGGTGCTCCCGCtggccctcgccgccgccatcttCTCCGGCGTCACGGCCATCCTCATCTACATCTCCGGCCTCTCCTCAT ATGGCGGCGCGGGGCTTTCCGAGGCGGACCTGGCGGCGCTCGCCGCGCTGCAGGGAGGGTTCAGCAAGTGCGTG GATGCTAATGGTCTAGGACTGCAAGCATTTGGCGGAGAGGACTACTGTCGTGTTGTTATACAGTACCCGAGTGACACGGTTTCTAAGTGG ATCCAAAAACTGGAGAGTCTGAAGGGTTGGCATTTGAGTTCAATCTCTGCGAAGCTGTGGCCTCATGGGAGCAG GTTCGCAACAGTACCACAATACTCACAAAAGAGTACATTGATGCATTACCAAATGGCTGGGAGGAGTATGCATGGCGCAGGATCAACAAAGGAATCCTTCTGTGG GAATAAGTGCAAGAACAGAACTCTTTGCATGGAGAAGCTTTCATTGGTTCTCCCTGACACATCACCATATGTACCTCAGCAATTTGGTAGCTGTGCCGTTGTTGGAAACTCTGGGGATCTTCTTAAAACTAAATTTGGGGATGAGATTGATTCTTATGATGTTGTCATTCGAGAAAATGGTGCACCTGTCCAG AACTACACGGAATATGTTGGTGAAAAGAGTACATTTCGCCTTCTTAATAGAGGATCTGCAAAGGCACTGGATAAAGTTGTTGAGTTAGATG AAACAAAAAAGGAGGCATTGATAGTTAAGACAACAATACATGATGTCATGAACAAGATGATTCGG GAACTTCCAATAACCAATCCAGTATACCTCATGCTAGGCACATCATTTGGTTCCTCTGCTAAAGGAACTGGGCTTAAAGCTCTTGAATTTGCTCTCTCCATCTGTGACAGTGTCGACATGTATGGCTTTACAGTAGACCCAGGCTACAAGGAATG GACGAGATACTTTTCAGAGTCCAGAAAGGGACACACTCCACTACATGGCAGAGCATATTATCAAATGATGGAATGTCTTGGT CTTGTAAAAATCCACTCACCAATGCGGGGTGATCCTGGTAGAGTAGTGAAGTGGCTGCCTACTAAGGACATCATTGAAGCTGCTAGAGTTGCGTCAGAGAAGTTGTTGAA GAGACCTGGTGCTGGAAGCGTTGACCCTCTGAGGACTTGCACCATGATAAAGAAGCGCAAGAACGGAAAGGCGCCAAACAGATCCGGCCTCCGAGATGCTGCCATGAATCACCTTCGGTACATGAAGGGTGCCACCAGGTATCCCCTGGAACGGAGCGCCGGGGGTGGTTACCTCTGCATGATCAATGATAGATAG